A stretch of the Amycolatopsis sp. BJA-103 genome encodes the following:
- a CDS encoding peroxiredoxin-like family protein — protein sequence MGDLNTDLAELRGSVASQVPAEIAEVLKADHATFVGMVAETAAKPGTAMPDLTLPDAGGGRVPVKDGPAVVVFYRGAWCPYCNLALRTYQQEVLPELESLGVKLIAVSPQLPDDSLSTKDLEFTVLSDVDNELGRALGITFRLAPETKPAFDTLIGDVEKINGAAEWELPYPTVLVVDREGVIRFIDVHPDYTTRTDPADILAAVKAL from the coding sequence ATGGGGGATCTCAACACCGACCTCGCCGAGCTGCGAGGCTCCGTCGCGAGCCAGGTTCCGGCCGAGATCGCGGAGGTGCTCAAGGCCGACCACGCGACGTTCGTCGGGATGGTCGCGGAGACGGCCGCGAAGCCGGGGACGGCGATGCCGGATCTCACGCTGCCGGACGCGGGCGGCGGCAGGGTGCCGGTCAAGGACGGACCGGCCGTCGTGGTGTTCTACCGCGGCGCGTGGTGCCCGTACTGCAATCTGGCGCTGCGCACGTATCAGCAGGAAGTCTTGCCGGAGCTGGAGAGCCTGGGGGTGAAGCTGATCGCGGTCAGCCCGCAGCTCCCGGACGACTCGTTGTCCACGAAGGATCTCGAGTTCACCGTTCTGTCCGATGTGGACAACGAACTCGGGCGCGCGCTCGGCATCACGTTCCGGCTGGCCCCGGAGACGAAGCCGGCTTTCGACACGCTCATCGGCGACGTCGAGAAGATCAACGGGGCGGCGGAGTGGGAGCTGCCGTATCCGACCGTCCTGGTCGTGGACCGCGAAGGCGTCATCCGGTTCATCGACGTCCACCCGGACTACACCACCCGCACCGACCCGGCCGACATCCTGGCCGCGGTGAAGGCTCTGTAG
- a CDS encoding TetR/AcrR family transcriptional regulator yields the protein MDGQPAKTSRGRLTRDAIVDAAAELMYVNGVAGTSVDKVLAASGAGKSQMYHYFKNKEQLVEAVIARFLENILGNQPTIFALHSWADFEQWSQEILAIQATPKGPIACPLGNLAGELGDDPKIAPLLDKAYREWESHLESGLKSLRDQGKLAEDADPARLAQTAMACVQGGLLMAHLRHDVTPIEDALKLALDHLRSHARP from the coding sequence ATGGATGGTCAACCGGCGAAAACATCTCGTGGACGGCTGACGCGGGACGCGATCGTCGACGCGGCGGCGGAGCTGATGTACGTCAACGGCGTCGCCGGGACGAGCGTCGACAAGGTGCTCGCGGCGAGCGGGGCCGGGAAATCGCAGATGTACCACTACTTCAAGAACAAGGAACAGCTCGTCGAAGCGGTCATCGCGCGCTTCCTGGAGAACATCCTCGGCAACCAGCCGACGATCTTCGCGCTGCACAGCTGGGCCGATTTCGAGCAGTGGTCACAGGAGATCCTCGCCATCCAGGCCACCCCCAAGGGGCCGATCGCCTGCCCGCTCGGCAACCTCGCCGGCGAACTCGGGGACGATCCGAAGATCGCCCCGCTGCTGGACAAGGCGTACCGTGAATGGGAGTCACATCTCGAAAGCGGCCTGAAATCCTTGCGGGATCAGGGAAAACTCGCCGAAGACGCCGACCCGGCGAGGCTCGCCCAGACAGCGATGGCGTGCGTCCAGGGCGGGCTGCTGATGGCCCACCTGCGCCACGACGTCACCCCGATCGAGGACGCGCTCAAGCTCGCGCTGGACCACCTGCGGAGTCACGCTCGCCCGTGA